In Silurus meridionalis isolate SWU-2019-XX chromosome 23, ASM1480568v1, whole genome shotgun sequence, the genomic window GTCCACTACCCCACTCATCACGCTCAGGTTTCTGgaaaacaaccacacacacacacacacacacacacacacacacacacacacacacacacgtgagtaATTGTGGTTGAAATAAATTCAGTATAATTGGAAATGAACGTGGAGCTGCACTGCAGTAAACAATCATCATGTAGTCTCTATGATTAGACAGAAACGGATCATACCACTACTGAGTTTAAGGGGAATAAGAAGTCATGTACCTTTGTTAGACATGTCCTAAATGAAACTAAATAATCTTAGTGTATAAATAATGAAGGTGTAAATAACCTTGATGTCCTGGAGGAAAATGCGGCCACCTCTCTTGTTCTGGAAGGACATAAGCTTCTCCGCGTGCTCGCGCTCCTCGTGACTGTTCTCTTTAAAGAAATGCGCGAACCCCTCGAGCGCGACGTCATCGCGAGTAAAGTAGTAGGCCTGTGGGAAAAGAGTCCTAACGTCAAACACCGGAAATACAAAGAAACACTAACCCACCTCATTCCCAGTCAGTCAGCTGTCCACCTCAAACCCCAGCACATTTTACACCCTCGGAGCTTCTCACCATGGACGTGTAGGTGTAGGACGCGTAAAGCTCCATGTTGATCATCTTGTTAATGGCGGCCTCGCAGTCGCGGTGGTAGTTCTGACGAATCTGACTCTCCATTTCGGCTGGTTTTATCGTTTTCTTATCAAAACGTACAAAAATAGAAATCTAGAAGTCAAAATCTGGAATGTTTAAGCAG contains:
- the fthl27 gene encoding ferritin, heavy polypeptide-like 27, with the translated sequence MESQIRQNYHRDCEAAINKMINMELYASYTYTSMAYYFTRDDVALEGFAHFFKENSHEEREHAEKLMSFQNKRGGRIFLQDIKKPERDEWGSGLEAMQCALQLEKTVNQALLDLHKLSSDKGDPHLCDFLESHYLNEQVEAIKKLGDHVTNLTKMDAANNRMAEYLFDKHTLGEKS